The stretch of DNA CCGCCGACACCGTCTTCGGCCGCCAGATGGCGCTCACCGGCTGGGCCGGTCCGCTGGTCGTCCTCGCCTTCGCGAGCACCTGGGCGCTGCCGCTCCTCACCTCGCTGGTCGCCGGTGACGTCTTCGCGACCGAGGACCGGCTCGGCACCTGGCGCCACCTCGTCGTGGCGGTGCGCTCGACCCGGCGCATCTTCGCCGCCAAGGCGCTCGCCAGCCTGATCGTGGTGCTCGCGATGGTGGCCTGCCTGGCGGGCTCCGCCATCGCCGGCGGCCTGCTGGGGGTCGGCAGCCACCCCCTGGTGGGCCTCGACGGTCACACCCTCGGCGTCGGGGACGCCGCCGGGCGGGTCGCCCTCGCGTGGCTGTGCGTCGCCGTGGCGACCCTGACGTACGCCGCCGTCGGACTGCTCGGCTCGGTCACCATGGGTCGCTCCCCCATCGGCCTGCTGCTACCGGCCCTGCTCGCCCTGCTGCTCCAGCTCGTCACGATGCTGCCGCTGCCCGTCGTCGTACGGATGGCCCTGCCGAGCAACGCGTTCCTGGCCTGGCGCGGCCTGTTCACCGAACCGGCCCAGCTGGGGCCGATCTGGGTCGGGCTGGCCGTCAGCGTGACCTGGACCGTCGTCGCGACCGCGGCGGCCAGGCGTCTGTTCGTACGCCGGGACTTCACCGACGTGAGCAACGACGGCTCCTCGCGCCGCATCGCTGTGGGTGGGCTGCTGCCGCTGGCCGCCCTGACGGCGCTCACGGCCGTCGTGGTCGGCATCGCCACCCCGGCGCACGCGACCGGGGTGACCCGGGCGAAGCTGCAGGAGTCGCTCGCCACGACGTTCAGCCACCTCTACGTGCTGCAGACCGCCGAGCTCCATCAGACGCCTGTCACCGAGGCCGCGATGCGCACCACCGCGACGTGTGACAAGGGCGGCGCCACCGACCGGAGCAGCGCGGACAGCGCTGTCACGGGTCAGGGCGCCGGACCGGGGAACGACTGGCGCTGCATCGTCTCCTGGCACACCCCCGGTACGGCCTTCGTCGGCCAGGCCACCTTCCAGCTCGACGTGACGGCCGACGGCCGCTACGTCGCCGACGGTGACGGACCCAAGGAGGTCAACGGCTCCTTCCAGGTCCACACCGCCGACGGGGACATCCCCAACCCGTTGTGGCAGTTCGACGGTCTCGTCGACCTGCTGACGACGTAGCACCTCCCTCGTGGCACCCATCCCCCGCACGCAGCAGGAAAGGACAGTCCATGCACGTCACGCGTCAGCGCCGGCGTCCTGAGGGTCTCTCGGCCTTCCACGGCGCCCTGAGAGGCAAGCGCCTGCGCCTCCTCGCGGCAGGCGGCGTCGCACTCGCGCTCGCGACCGGTGGCATCGCCACCGCGTCGACGGTCGGGTTCGGCAACCACACCGTCGGGTCGACCTACTCCGACGGCAGCGTCCAGGTCTCCGCCGACCAGACGATCAACCCCCTCGGGGACCGCCTCATGACGCCGTTCGGCAAGATCATGGGCTCGACCATCAGTCCCAACGGACACATCCTGGCGACGACCAGCACCGATCACTCCGTCGACGTCCAGATGTTCGACCTGGACACCTACGCGCCCGTCTCCGCCGCCGGCACGGCTCCGCTGGGCGATGCGAAGACCGCCAACACCTTCCTGAACGCGGCGGCGAACGCCGGCTTCCCCTCGATGACCTACCTCAACACGCCTGCCGGTCAGACCAGCGCCAACACCTGCACGCCGGGCGGCACGAGCTCCGACGGCACGATCGGCCAGGGCAACCCGACCTTCTCCCCCGACGGCACCAAGCTGTGGGTTCCGGTCGCCTGCGGCTTCGACGTCTACACGGTCGACGCGACCGGCAACCTCAGCGCGCCGAGCACGTACTTCCTGCCCGTCGTCACCGCCGCGCACCCGATCGTCACCAGCACCGCCAACCCGTTCGCCACCACCACGACCGAGCTGCCGCTGACGGCCGGATCCGTCTTCGGCCCCGACGGCCACCTGTACGCGGCGCTCAACGGCCAGGATGCGGTCGACGAGATCGACCCCTCCAACGGTTCGGTGCTCGCCCAGTGGAAGGTCGGCGTTGCTCCGCGCCAGCTGTCCTTCGTCGGCGGCAAGCTCTACGTCACCAACGAGGGCGGCGCGGCGAACCCGACCGGCACCACCATGCAGTCCTACGGCTCGACGGTCGCCGCGAACGGCACCACCGGCTCGGCCACGGGCGGAACCGTCTCGGTGATCGACCCGACCGTCGCCACGGGTGTCGCGGCGACCATCACCGTCGGACGTCACCCGACGGCGACGTACACCGACGGCACGACCCTCTACGTCGCGAACACCGACGAGGACACCGTCTCGGTGATCGACCCGACCACGAACGCCGTCGTCCAGACGATCAGCACCCAGCCCTGGGTCAATGCCAGCGACCGGGGCAAGGACCGCGGCACGGCGGTCGGCTATGAGCCCGACTCGATCGACATCGTCAACGGCCACCTGCTGGTCTCCCTGGGCCGGGCCGACGCCATCGAGGTCTTCGCGCTCGGGTCGAGCGCCCAGGACCCGGTGAGCGAGATCGGGCTGGTGCCCACCGACTATTACCCCTCGGGCGTCTTCACCGACGCCGCCGGCCGGGTCGTGGTCGCCAACCGCCGCGGCGTCGACGCGCGCGGCCCGAAGCTCAGCTTCAGCGGGGGTCTCAACACCAACACGGCGATCGGGCACGGCACGCACGCCACCACCGCTTCGCTGACCCGCTTCACCTGGCCGACCGACGCCGCGATCAAGGCCGACACGGCGACGGTGTTCCAGCAGAACGGCTGGAGCGCCGACCCGTCGATGAGCACGACCCAGAAGGTCACCACCTGCAAGACGGTCCAGGTCAAGGTGAAGCTCACGAAGAAGGAGCTGAAGAAGGCCAAGAAGAAGGCGAAGAGGCACCACAAGAAGCACTTCAAGCACTACAAGTACGTCGACCGGCGGGTCTGCTCCACCAAGAACGTCACGGTGCCCAGCGCCAACCCGGTGCCGACCCAGATCGGCCAGGCGTCCTCGAAGATCAAGCACGTCTTCCTGATCGTCAAGGAGAACCGCACCTACGACCAGCTCTTCGGTGACCTCAAGCAGGGCAACGGCGACCCCACGCTGGCGCAGTTCGGCCAGGAGGTCACCCCGAACCAGCACGCCCTCGCGACCCAGTTCGGGCTTTACGACAACACCTACGACATCGGCACCAACTCGGCCGAGGGTCACAACTGGATGATGATGGGCGACAACCCGGAGTACACCGAGTCCTCGGCCGGGGAGTACACCCGCTCCTACGACACCGAGGAGGACGTGCTCGGCCACCAGCGCTCCGGCTTCCTGTGGAGCGCGATCCAGGCGGCCGGCGGCACGGCGCGCAACTACGGTGAGTACGAGTACGGCGAGGGCAAGCCGGCCGGCTCCACGTGGCAGCAGTACTACTGCGCCGCGACGGCGTACGACGCGAACGCCGACGCCACGCAGCTCACCACGGGCCCGCTCGCCGGTGCCCACTACGGCTCGGTCATCCCCTCGCTCAACGCGATCAGCGACCCCTCGTCGCCGGCGTTCGACACCTCGATCCCCGACATCTTCCGCGAGGCGGTCTGGGAGCAGGACTTCGACAAGCAGGTCGCCGGCGCGGGCGGTGCCGACAAGGCCGTGCCGAACTTCAACATGATGTGGTTCTCCAGCGACCACACCAGCGGTCAGGCGAGCCCGGAGGCGCAGGTCGCCGACAACGACCTCGCCGTGGGCCGGGTCGTCGACAAGATCTCGCACTCGGCGATCTGGAAGGACTCGGTCATCTTCGTCGCCGAGGACGACAGCCAGGCAGGCGCTGACCACGTCGACGGTCACCGGGCCCCGATCCAGGTCATCAGCCCCTGGGCGCAGCACGGCAAGGTGGTCGACACCTACTACTCGCAGATCAGCATGGTCCGCACGATCGAGCAGATCCTGGGTGCCCAGCCGCTGAACGAGAAGGTGGCCGCCGCGACCCCGATGTACGGCGCCTTCACCACCACGCCGAACAACGCGCCCTTCGACGCGGTCGCCAACCAGGTGCCGCTCACCGAGGGCCTCGCCGGTGGCACCCCGGCGTGCGGCAACGACACCCTCGGCAAGACGGGTGCCGCTGCCAAGGCCCTGCAGAAGAAGGAGGCGGCGGCCACCGACGTGCCCACCGCCGAGCAGGCCGTCGCCAACGAGTGGGACACCTGGGCGAACCAGCAGCACCTCGCCGGTGCCATGGCGATCGCCGACTACGCCAACCCGGATCTGATGAACCGCTACACCTGGTACCGGGCGCACGACTGGAGCACGCCCTACCCCGGCGACGCGCAGATCTACGCGCCGTCGCAGGTCCCGGGGGCCAACGTGCCGAACGCCGACACCGACCACTGATGCCGGCGAGACCACGGCGGTGATCACCGTCTGACCACGAACAGCGGCCCGGAGTCCTCGACTCCGGGCCGCTGTTCACGTCGAGTCGGGCCTGCGTCCCCGTTCAGTCGGGCCTCCGTCCCGGTCGAGTCGGGCCTGCGTCCCGGTCGGGCCTGGTGCGACGCCGGAAGTCCGCGACCTACCCTGAGCCGGGATCTGGTGCCGCTGCGTCGCTCATGCAATCGGCGACCTGCTGACGGAACCACGCGTGCGCGAGATCGTGCTCACGGTTCTCGTGCCACCACAGCGTGAAGGCCAGGGGAGGCATGATCCACGGGCACTCGAGCATCCGTACGCCGGCGGCAGCCGCCCCCAGCCGGTCCAGCAGCGCCGCCTGGACCAGGCCGACGCTCTCGGTGCCGGCGACGAGGTAGGGGACCGCGCCGAAGCTCTCGGTGGTGACGGCGATGTTGAGGTCGATCCCGTGATCGAGGAGGCGCTTGCGCCAGGGCAGGTCGCGATGCTTGCTGACGGTCGGCAGCACCCAGGTGTGCGCGTAGGCGCTGCTGAGCGGCAGCTCCTCGCCGACGGCGGTGTTATCCCGGTCGACGATGCACACCCAACGATCGCTGAACAGGCCGGAGGAAGGCTTGTCCGGCATCACATCCCGGGGTCCGATCCAGCCGTCGACCTTCGAGAACCAGTCGCCCTCCGTGCCGGTCGAGGACATCCCGCGGAAGGCCAGCCGCGCGTGCGGCGCCGCCGTCCGGAGGCGACGGATCAACGCCGCCCCGAAGAGGGTCTGACCGTACTCGCTGGCGACGACGACGAACTCGCGGGTGGTGGCGTGAGCGTCGAACGAGCCGGCCGAGCCCATCAGGTCCTGGACGCCGCCCACTGCCTCACGCGCCGGTCCCACCAGGAGCTGGGCCAGCGGCGTGAGGACGTAGCCGTTGCCCTGACGATCGAGCAGGTCGTCGCCGAAGTGACGGCGCAGACGGGCCAACGCCCCGCTCGCCGCGGACTGGCTGATCGAGAGCCGGCGCGCGGCTCTGCTGACATTCCGCTCCTGCAGAAGGGCGTCGAGCGCGGGAATGAGGTTCCAGTCGATATGGCGCAACTCGTCCATGGGTTATCACCTCGCCGATAGCGGCCTATCAAAAAGCGTGTGACGACGATCACT from Nocardioides sp. BP30 encodes:
- a CDS encoding ABC transporter permease, producing MSTDAPVRPTSPAAPATVRPASLRRTFRFELVKLLAQWRIRLMLLVCLVAPGAFVAAVGQQSSLPADTVFGRQMALTGWAGPLVVLAFASTWALPLLTSLVAGDVFATEDRLGTWRHLVVAVRSTRRIFAAKALASLIVVLAMVACLAGSAIAGGLLGVGSHPLVGLDGHTLGVGDAAGRVALAWLCVAVATLTYAAVGLLGSVTMGRSPIGLLLPALLALLLQLVTMLPLPVVVRMALPSNAFLAWRGLFTEPAQLGPIWVGLAVSVTWTVVATAAARRLFVRRDFTDVSNDGSSRRIAVGGLLPLAALTALTAVVVGIATPAHATGVTRAKLQESLATTFSHLYVLQTAELHQTPVTEAAMRTTATCDKGGATDRSSADSAVTGQGAGPGNDWRCIVSWHTPGTAFVGQATFQLDVTADGRYVADGDGPKEVNGSFQVHTADGDIPNPLWQFDGLVDLLTT
- a CDS encoding bifunctional YncE family protein/alkaline phosphatase family protein: MHVTRQRRRPEGLSAFHGALRGKRLRLLAAGGVALALATGGIATASTVGFGNHTVGSTYSDGSVQVSADQTINPLGDRLMTPFGKIMGSTISPNGHILATTSTDHSVDVQMFDLDTYAPVSAAGTAPLGDAKTANTFLNAAANAGFPSMTYLNTPAGQTSANTCTPGGTSSDGTIGQGNPTFSPDGTKLWVPVACGFDVYTVDATGNLSAPSTYFLPVVTAAHPIVTSTANPFATTTTELPLTAGSVFGPDGHLYAALNGQDAVDEIDPSNGSVLAQWKVGVAPRQLSFVGGKLYVTNEGGAANPTGTTMQSYGSTVAANGTTGSATGGTVSVIDPTVATGVAATITVGRHPTATYTDGTTLYVANTDEDTVSVIDPTTNAVVQTISTQPWVNASDRGKDRGTAVGYEPDSIDIVNGHLLVSLGRADAIEVFALGSSAQDPVSEIGLVPTDYYPSGVFTDAAGRVVVANRRGVDARGPKLSFSGGLNTNTAIGHGTHATTASLTRFTWPTDAAIKADTATVFQQNGWSADPSMSTTQKVTTCKTVQVKVKLTKKELKKAKKKAKRHHKKHFKHYKYVDRRVCSTKNVTVPSANPVPTQIGQASSKIKHVFLIVKENRTYDQLFGDLKQGNGDPTLAQFGQEVTPNQHALATQFGLYDNTYDIGTNSAEGHNWMMMGDNPEYTESSAGEYTRSYDTEEDVLGHQRSGFLWSAIQAAGGTARNYGEYEYGEGKPAGSTWQQYYCAATAYDANADATQLTTGPLAGAHYGSVIPSLNAISDPSSPAFDTSIPDIFREAVWEQDFDKQVAGAGGADKAVPNFNMMWFSSDHTSGQASPEAQVADNDLAVGRVVDKISHSAIWKDSVIFVAEDDSQAGADHVDGHRAPIQVISPWAQHGKVVDTYYSQISMVRTIEQILGAQPLNEKVAAATPMYGAFTTTPNNAPFDAVANQVPLTEGLAGGTPACGNDTLGKTGAAAKALQKKEAAATDVPTAEQAVANEWDTWANQQHLAGAMAIADYANPDLMNRYTWYRAHDWSTPYPGDAQIYAPSQVPGANVPNADTDH
- a CDS encoding LysR family transcriptional regulator → MDELRHIDWNLIPALDALLQERNVSRAARRLSISQSAASGALARLRRHFGDDLLDRQGNGYVLTPLAQLLVGPAREAVGGVQDLMGSAGSFDAHATTREFVVVASEYGQTLFGAALIRRLRTAAPHARLAFRGMSSTGTEGDWFSKVDGWIGPRDVMPDKPSSGLFSDRWVCIVDRDNTAVGEELPLSSAYAHTWVLPTVSKHRDLPWRKRLLDHGIDLNIAVTTESFGAVPYLVAGTESVGLVQAALLDRLGAAAAGVRMLECPWIMPPLAFTLWWHENREHDLAHAWFRQQVADCMSDAAAPDPGSG